The region CGCTATGAGATGAATGTAGAGGAAGGGAATAAGTAATGGCACAACATTGGCATAAAATACTTGAAATTCCTCATACTGATAAAGAACAATGCAACAATAAATAGGCAAAAGGAGCATAGATAATGGAGAATCAGTCGATACAGGATGCGCGTAGATCCGTACATAATGCTTATCAGGCGGTAAGTCAGCTAGAAGGAGCGCCAAATGAGAAGCAGGTCATGAATAGTGCGCGTAATGCAATGGAGCATGCACGTCACGCCATTGAACAGGCACGACACGGGGGAGAGGAAGCCGCGGTAAGTGAGATGGAGCAGCAAATAGAGCAATTACAGGCTCGTTTTGAGTCGGCACAGGATGATAGTGCCAAGCATATAAATTAGAGAAAAGAGATAGTGTGGAGCGGGGCTGTCTAAAAAGCCCCTTTACGAGTAAAGTGCATACAAAACAAAAAGCCAAGCATGTTGATGTAACAGCATTCTTGGCTTTTCCTTTTATCAAGGATTTGGCTGAAATATAACTTTCTGGACAGCCTCATTCTTGTGGAAATAAATTTAAATAAAATACAAAATATGGATTATGATATTATTATTTACAAATAAAGGGAGGGATTATAGGGGGAATCATGGGGAAGCATGGTGTTACATTATATGGAGTAGTTGTGACAGGGCCAACGAAGGAACTGCTTAAGCTAAAGCAAGATCCGATGCTAACTGCACCATATATAGGAAGGTAGATTGGTGGAACTGGGATCAGCCGAGTGCTTCAGGAAGTGAAATAAGCTATTAAGTTATAGAGGGAGAACAGGAAGCAGGCATTCTTGTTCTCCTTTACTATTATTTTCCGCATATTTATAGATTGACAATAATAGAATGGGAGGATATATTGATAATGATAATTGTTTTCATAAAAAGGACTACATAGGAGAAGGGGTTAGGAAATGAAGCGTAGAAAGATTTTCTCAACAATGATGGCGGCTGTTATGGCAACAGGTCTTCTCGCCGGATGCGGAGCCGGAACAAAGGAAGAAGCAAAGCCGGAAGGAAATAAAGCTGCACAGGAACAAGTAGTGAATATTTATACGGCTAGACATTATGAAGTAGACGATGTTCTATACAAGAACTTTACAGATAAAACAGGCGTCAAGGTCAATGTAGTAAAAGGTAAGGCGGAAGAGTTAATCGAACGCTTAAAACGAGAAGGACAGAATACATCTGCGGACGTATTTATTACTGTTGACGGTGGTGTACTGAATAACGCAAAAGAAAAAGATATTCTACAGCCGGTTCAATCACAAACAGTAGACCAGCAGGTGCCTAAGCAATTCCGGGATAAAGACAATCAATGGATTGGACTGTCTACGCGTGCTCGCGTGATCGTATATTCTAAAGACCGAGTAAAACCGGAACAGTTATCTACATATGAGGATTTAGCAACAGACAAGTGGAAAGGTAAAGTGCTTGTGCGTTCTTCTACAAGTCTGTATAACCAATCGCTGATGGCGTCCCTGATCGAGTTGAATGGCGAGCAAAAAGCTGAAGAGTGGGCGAAAGGTATTGTAGCGAATATGAGTCGAGCACCAGAGGGTGGCGACCGTGACCAAGCTAAAGCCATTGCGGCTGGCGTGGGTGATGTAGCGATTATGAATACGTACTATGTTGGAAAGATGATGACATCAAAAGAACAGGAAGAAGTAAAAGCGAGCGAGAAAATCGGCGTCTTTTTCCCTAATCAGAAGACAACCGGCACACATCTGAACATCAGCGGTATCGGTTTGACAAAGCACAGCAAGAATAAAGAGAATGCTGTTAAGCTGATTGAGTATTTAACGGGTGAGGAAGCACAAAGCATGATGTCTAAAGAAAACTTCGAATTCCCGGTAAACGCAAAAGCTGAGAAGCCGGAGTTGTTAAAATCATGGGGTGACTTCAAAGCCCAGGAGATTGATTTTGCCAAGCTTGGCCAGCATAACAAAAAAGCAATCGAAATTATGAATAAGGTAGGCTGGAAGTAAACATGCACCGAGCGACCGTACTGCGCAGCATAAAAAAGAATACAAACGGTTGGTTGCTTATCAGTCTGGTTGGGGCAGCGGTCATTCTGCTGCCCGTTTTTTCTATTTTCTTCTCGCTATTCGAGACGCCAAATGAAAACTGGCAGCACATTAAGCAGTATTTGCTTGCGGATTATGTGCTCCAGACCATTTGGCTTGTATTATTTACTGGGATAAGTACAGTAATTATCGGTGTGGCGCTGGCCTGGCTGATTGCAGCATACGATTTTCCGCTAAAGCGGTTTTTCCGTTGGGGGCTGGTGCTGCCGCTTGCAATCCCGCCGTATATCGCGGCTTATACATACAGCGCCATGCTGAGCTATACAGGCGTCGTACAGACCACGCTTCGTACGTCCTTTGGTATCACACCTGATGCAAAATGGTTTGATATTATGTCGCTTCCAGGCGCGATATTTATTTTTACGATGTTTCTGTATCCGTATGTGTACATGATTACGCGGGCATTTCTCGAGAATCAGAGCGGTTCATACATAGAGAATGCGATGCTGCTTGGACGCAGAGGGGGAGCGATCTTTTTCAGGATTGCCCTGCCGCTGTCCCGTCCGGCTATTATTGGTGGCCTTATGCTTGTCATTTTTGAAGTCATTAGCGATTACGGAGTGACCAGCTACTACGGCATTCAGACGTTCTCGACGGCGATCTTCCATACGTGGTTCGGTATGTATGACGTCGATTCTGCACTACGACTGGCTGCTTGGCTGATGACAGGCGTGATCGGATTGTTCGTTATCGAGAAGCTGCTGCGCCACAATCGGCGTTTTAGCGCATCCACCAGCAAATCGACGCCGCTTGCACCAAAGCGCCTCTCTGGTCTAACAGGTTGGGCCGCTACAGGACTTTGTACGATTGTATTGGCTGGGGCGTTTCTGATTCCTGTCCTTCAATTGATCGTGTGGGCGACTTGGACGTATGAAGATGTATTTACCTCAGCTTTTTTTGAGTTGACCTACAATACGCTGTTCGTCGCAATGATTGCAACAGCGATCATTATGGTGTTTGCCGTTATTGTGGCTAATGTCTGCCGTATGCAGAACAATACATTTTCTTCTATATTGTCTAAGCTGGTGGCTGCTGGATATTCTCTTCCAGGTGCCATTATCGCTATTGGTGTGCTTGGCATGTGTATTGGGCTTGATGAGATGCTTGCGCCGCTGTATGCTTGGATGGGATTAGGGGAATCTCCGCTTGTGTTAAGCATGTCGCTGGTAATGCTGGTTGTAGCCTATGTAGTCCGCTTTATGGCTACAGGATACAATTCAATCGAGGCGGGATTTGAGAAGGTTGGTATGTCTTATACGGAAGCATCTCGTCTGCTTGGATACGGGATGACTCGAACGTTTTTTAAGGTGGATCTTCCGCTGCTTAAAGGAGCATTGCTTAGCGGCACCATTCTTACATTCGT is a window of Aneurinibacillus sp. REN35 DNA encoding:
- a CDS encoding anti sigma factor C-terminal domain-containing protein, with the translated sequence MGKHGVTLYGVVVTGPTKELLKLKQDPMLTAPYIGR
- a CDS encoding Fe(3+) ABC transporter substrate-binding protein → MKRRKIFSTMMAAVMATGLLAGCGAGTKEEAKPEGNKAAQEQVVNIYTARHYEVDDVLYKNFTDKTGVKVNVVKGKAEELIERLKREGQNTSADVFITVDGGVLNNAKEKDILQPVQSQTVDQQVPKQFRDKDNQWIGLSTRARVIVYSKDRVKPEQLSTYEDLATDKWKGKVLVRSSTSLYNQSLMASLIELNGEQKAEEWAKGIVANMSRAPEGGDRDQAKAIAAGVGDVAIMNTYYVGKMMTSKEQEEVKASEKIGVFFPNQKTTGTHLNISGIGLTKHSKNKENAVKLIEYLTGEEAQSMMSKENFEFPVNAKAEKPELLKSWGDFKAQEIDFAKLGQHNKKAIEIMNKVGWK
- a CDS encoding ABC transporter permease, with the translated sequence MHRATVLRSIKKNTNGWLLISLVGAAVILLPVFSIFFSLFETPNENWQHIKQYLLADYVLQTIWLVLFTGISTVIIGVALAWLIAAYDFPLKRFFRWGLVLPLAIPPYIAAYTYSAMLSYTGVVQTTLRTSFGITPDAKWFDIMSLPGAIFIFTMFLYPYVYMITRAFLENQSGSYIENAMLLGRRGGAIFFRIALPLSRPAIIGGLMLVIFEVISDYGVTSYYGIQTFSTAIFHTWFGMYDVDSALRLAAWLMTGVIGLFVIEKLLRHNRRFSASTSKSTPLAPKRLSGLTGWAATGLCTIVLAGAFLIPVLQLIVWATWTYEDVFTSAFFELTYNTLFVAMIATAIIMVFAVIVANVCRMQNNTFSSILSKLVAAGYSLPGAIIAIGVLGMCIGLDEMLAPLYAWMGLGESPLVLSMSLVMLVVAYVVRFMATGYNSIEAGFEKVGMSYTEASRLLGYGMTRTFFKVDLPLLKGALLSGTILTFVEIVKELPMALLLRPFNFETLATKTYQYASDERIFEASIPSLFIIAVSMISVLLFYQLGKKLEQ